A genomic segment from Microcella flavibacter encodes:
- a CDS encoding glycerophosphodiester phosphodiesterase family protein, which translates to MPAHPYLAAAGPRVLAHRGLATAAPENTLLAFAHALALGITHIETDVHASRDGVAVIAHDAELQRVAGRPGGVAELDARALGRLDLGGGHGMPTLDAALEAFPEARFNIDVKSAAAIAPTAEAVRRHRAEHRVLLTSFSERRRAAAVRLAPGVATSASGPRFAAALLAARVGLRPLVRRALAGLDAVQIPERALGIETTAPPLLRAFHDAGVEVHVWTINDPTTMRALLERGVDGVVTDRADLAVEVLRSLA; encoded by the coding sequence GTGCCCGCGCACCCGTACCTCGCCGCTGCCGGCCCCCGCGTGCTCGCGCACCGGGGGCTGGCGACCGCGGCCCCCGAGAACACCCTGCTGGCCTTCGCGCACGCCCTCGCCCTCGGCATCACCCACATCGAGACCGACGTGCACGCGAGCCGCGACGGCGTCGCCGTGATCGCGCACGACGCCGAGCTTCAGCGCGTGGCCGGCCGCCCCGGCGGCGTCGCCGAGCTCGACGCCCGCGCGCTCGGGCGGCTCGACCTCGGCGGCGGTCACGGCATGCCGACGCTCGACGCCGCGCTCGAGGCTTTTCCCGAGGCGCGGTTCAACATCGACGTCAAGAGCGCCGCCGCCATCGCGCCGACCGCCGAGGCCGTGCGCCGGCACCGGGCCGAGCATCGCGTGCTGCTCACCTCCTTCAGCGAGCGGCGGCGCGCGGCCGCCGTGCGGCTCGCGCCGGGCGTCGCCACGAGCGCCTCCGGGCCGCGGTTCGCCGCCGCGCTCCTCGCCGCCCGGGTGGGGCTGCGGCCGCTCGTGCGCCGCGCCCTCGCCGGCCTCGACGCGGTGCAGATCCCCGAGCGCGCGCTCGGCATCGAGACCACCGCTCCCCCGCTGCTGCGCGCCTTCCACGACGCCGGCGTCGAGGTGCACGTCTGGACGATCAACGACCCGACGACCATGCGCGCCCTGCTCGAGCGGGGCGTCGACGGCGTCGTGACCGACCGCGCCGACCTCGCCGTGGAGGTGCTGCGCTCGCTGGCATGA
- a CDS encoding SPFH domain-containing protein, translating to MTTPTEFIGQLFVIALLVVLGIFVVVVLIRSIRIVPQAYNGVVERLGRYHKTLQPGLNILVPFIDRLKPLVDMREQVVSFPPQPVITEDNLVVSIDTVIYFQVNDARAATYEIANYLAGVEQLTVTTLRNVVGGLNLEEALTSRDNINGQLRVVLDEATGKWGLRVNRVELKAIDPPASIQDSMEKQMRAERDRRAVILTSEGSKQSQILEAEGARQSAILKAEGDAKAQVLRAEAEAESIKIVFGAIHAGNPDSKLLAYEYLQTLPKLAEGDANKMWIIPSELTEALKGIGAGFFPGGGAPGQPTAAPGHPNAAPPAGPAR from the coding sequence GTGACCACCCCCACCGAGTTCATCGGGCAGCTGTTCGTCATCGCCCTGCTGGTCGTCCTCGGCATCTTCGTCGTGGTCGTCCTCATCCGGTCGATCCGCATCGTGCCGCAGGCCTACAACGGCGTCGTCGAGCGCCTCGGGCGCTACCACAAGACCTTGCAGCCGGGCCTCAACATCCTCGTTCCCTTCATCGACCGGCTGAAGCCGCTCGTCGACATGCGCGAGCAGGTCGTGTCGTTCCCGCCGCAGCCGGTCATCACCGAGGACAACCTCGTCGTCTCGATCGACACGGTCATCTACTTCCAGGTCAACGACGCCCGCGCCGCCACGTACGAGATCGCCAACTACCTCGCCGGCGTCGAGCAGCTGACCGTCACGACCCTGCGCAACGTGGTGGGCGGCCTGAACCTCGAGGAGGCGCTGACCAGCCGCGACAACATCAACGGGCAGCTGCGCGTCGTGCTCGACGAGGCCACCGGCAAGTGGGGTCTGCGCGTCAACCGCGTCGAGCTCAAGGCGATCGACCCGCCCGCCTCGATCCAGGACTCGATGGAGAAGCAGATGCGCGCCGAGCGCGACCGCCGCGCCGTCATCCTCACCTCGGAGGGCTCGAAGCAGTCGCAGATCCTCGAGGCCGAGGGCGCCCGCCAGTCGGCCATCCTCAAGGCCGAGGGCGATGCGAAGGCCCAGGTGCTGCGCGCCGAGGCCGAGGCCGAGTCGATCAAGATCGTCTTCGGCGCCATCCACGCCGGCAACCCCGACAGCAAGCTGCTCGCCTACGAGTACCTGCAGACGCTGCCGAAGCTCGCCGAGGGCGACGCCAACAAGATGTGGATCATCCCGAGCGAGCTCACCGAGGCGCTCAAGGGCATCGGCGCCGGGTTCTTCCCCGGCGGCGGCGCACCCGGTCAGCCGACCGCCGCTCCCGGCCACCCGAACGCCGCTCCCCCGGCCGGGCCCGCCCGCTAG
- a CDS encoding NfeD family protein — protein sequence MLVDLTQYLWIVWIVFVLICVIIELLTLEFTFLMIGAGSLIGGLGVNLLGGEWYWQVAAAAIVAALLLFTIRPLLLKTLRRGGDVRGSNTNVDALAGMRARVTAPFDGHGQGFAKLANGETWTARLAPAHETTTLTEGDRVIVVRVDGATVEVAPEERSAPA from the coding sequence ATGCTCGTGGATCTGACCCAGTACCTCTGGATCGTCTGGATCGTCTTCGTGCTGATCTGCGTCATCATCGAGCTGCTGACGCTCGAGTTCACCTTCCTCATGATCGGCGCCGGCAGCCTCATCGGCGGCCTCGGCGTCAATCTGCTCGGCGGCGAGTGGTACTGGCAGGTTGCGGCCGCCGCGATCGTCGCGGCCCTGCTGCTGTTCACCATCCGGCCCCTGCTGCTGAAGACCCTGCGCCGCGGCGGCGACGTGCGCGGCTCGAACACGAACGTCGACGCGCTGGCCGGGATGCGCGCTCGCGTCACCGCCCCCTTCGACGGGCACGGCCAGGGGTTCGCGAAGCTCGCCAACGGCGAGACCTGGACGGCCCGGCTCGCCCCGGCCCACGAGACCACCACCCTCACGGAGGGCGATCGCGTGATCGTCGTCCGCGTCGACGGAGCGACCGTCGAGGTCGCCCCCGAGGAAAGGAGCGCCCCCGCGTGA
- a CDS encoding SDR family oxidoreductase → MNSPLPAGVLAGKTVLVTGSSRGIGADTVRLFAEAGANVVINYRSKAPRAQKLLTELEAAGTEGLAIGADLTDPDSVAAMMDAVRARFGSLDVLVLNASGGMEANMGEDYALRLNRDAQLNVLDAALPLLGTGSRVVFVTSHQAHFIRTVPTMPEYEPVALSKRAGEDALRERIPHLEAAGIGFTVVSGDMIEGTITATLLERANPGAIDARKQDAGRLYNVAEFAAEVAQAAVDPVPADNTRLVGDTSSFTAAGE, encoded by the coding sequence GTGAACAGCCCTCTCCCCGCCGGCGTGCTCGCCGGAAAGACCGTCCTCGTCACCGGCTCCTCCCGCGGCATCGGCGCCGACACCGTCCGCCTCTTCGCCGAGGCCGGCGCGAACGTCGTCATCAACTACCGCTCGAAGGCGCCCCGCGCGCAGAAGCTGCTGACCGAGCTCGAGGCCGCCGGAACCGAGGGGCTCGCGATCGGCGCCGACCTCACCGATCCCGACTCGGTCGCCGCGATGATGGATGCCGTGCGCGCGCGCTTCGGATCGCTCGACGTGCTCGTGCTCAACGCCTCCGGCGGCATGGAGGCGAACATGGGCGAGGACTACGCTCTGCGCCTCAACCGCGACGCGCAGCTCAACGTGCTCGACGCCGCCCTCCCGCTGCTCGGCACCGGATCCCGCGTGGTCTTCGTCACGAGCCACCAGGCCCACTTCATCCGCACCGTGCCGACGATGCCCGAGTACGAGCCGGTGGCGCTGTCGAAGCGCGCAGGCGAGGACGCCCTGCGCGAGCGCATCCCGCACCTCGAGGCCGCCGGCATCGGCTTCACCGTCGTCTCGGGCGACATGATCGAGGGCACCATCACCGCGACCCTGCTCGAGCGCGCGAACCCGGGCGCGATCGACGCCCGCAAGCAGGACGCGGGGCGTCTGTACAACGTGGCCGAGTTCGCCGCCGAGGTCGCGCAGGCCGCCGTCGACCCCGTGCCCGCCGACAACACGCGCTTGGTCGGCGACACCTCCTCCTTCACCGCCGCGGGGGAGTAG
- a CDS encoding NUDIX hydrolase, translating into MVATPGLRRTSRILLLAPDGAALLFMTAAPDSSRFARWITPGGGVDPGESHADAAVRELFEETGLRIDGVDGPVFSLDFPVAWDEADHDRGHAEYYLVRVPERFAPSSENWTDDEHVDVTAHRWVTADELEAGAEPFEPAELPALLRRFAPTAPA; encoded by the coding sequence GTGGTCGCCACCCCGGGGCTGCGCCGCACCTCGCGCATCCTGCTTCTCGCCCCCGACGGCGCGGCGCTGCTGTTCATGACGGCGGCGCCCGACTCCTCGCGGTTCGCCCGCTGGATCACGCCCGGCGGCGGGGTCGACCCGGGGGAGTCGCACGCCGACGCCGCCGTGCGCGAGCTCTTCGAGGAGACGGGGCTGCGCATCGACGGCGTCGACGGGCCGGTCTTCTCCCTCGACTTCCCGGTCGCCTGGGACGAGGCCGACCACGACCGGGGCCACGCCGAGTACTACCTCGTGCGCGTGCCCGAGCGCTTCGCGCCGAGCTCCGAGAACTGGACGGACGACGAGCACGTCGACGTCACCGCCCACCGCTGGGTCACCGCCGACGAGCTCGAGGCGGGCGCGGAGCCCTTCGAACCCGCCGAGCTGCCGGCCCTGCTGCGACGCTTCGCCCCGACGGCGCCGGCATGA
- a CDS encoding heme-degrading domain-containing protein, which translates to MTPTRDARPKLLALLERVRADERESLLPAFAHADAVDLGSRALTLAVERSLPVAIRVTRGDQLAFHAVTDGTSADNDAWIERKIRLVRRLEISSLQARVRHELDDGDLGWLDPVHYALAGGCIPLRMAGGALVGTLTVSGLPDVQDHDLAMEAVRAHLAG; encoded by the coding sequence ATGACCCCGACGAGGGATGCCCGCCCCAAGCTGCTCGCCCTGCTCGAGCGCGTCCGCGCCGACGAGCGCGAGTCGCTCCTGCCGGCCTTCGCGCACGCCGACGCCGTCGACCTCGGCTCGCGCGCCCTGACGCTCGCCGTCGAACGGTCGCTCCCCGTCGCCATCCGCGTCACGCGCGGCGACCAGCTCGCCTTCCACGCGGTGACGGACGGGACGAGCGCCGACAACGACGCGTGGATCGAGCGGAAGATCCGGCTCGTGCGCAGGCTCGAGATCAGCAGCCTGCAGGCCCGCGTGCGGCACGAGCTCGACGACGGCGACCTGGGGTGGCTCGACCCGGTGCACTACGCGCTGGCCGGTGGGTGCATCCCGTTGCGGATGGCCGGGGGAGCGCTCGTCGGCACCCTCACGGTCTCGGGCCTGCCCGACGTCCAGGACCACGATCTTGCGATGGAGGCCGTGCGCGCGCACCTCGCCGGGTGA
- a CDS encoding PLDc N-terminal domain-containing protein: MPIALAGSAAETANPTLPAAYDLAWTIVPILMIALIAVSLVSIARHTDGLSSMATAVWSAVVIFATLLGPIAWFLIGRPAARAAQLTTPTRTQRG, encoded by the coding sequence ATGCCCATCGCACTGGCAGGCTCCGCCGCCGAGACCGCGAATCCGACGCTGCCCGCCGCCTACGACCTCGCGTGGACGATCGTGCCGATCCTGATGATCGCGCTCATCGCCGTCTCGCTCGTGTCGATCGCGCGCCACACCGACGGACTGTCGTCGATGGCGACCGCCGTCTGGTCGGCCGTCGTGATCTTCGCCACGCTCCTCGGGCCGATCGCCTGGTTCCTCATCGGCCGCCCGGCGGCGCGGGCGGCGCAGCTCACGACGCCGACTCGCACTCAGCGGGGCTGA
- a CDS encoding phage integrase N-terminal SAM-like domain-containing protein, translating to MEQTGRIRLFRSPDAAIDAESLCIAMLDGWTHAQLSQGFQQRTAARRQRTVRRFMDWSGKYPWQWTQLEAHDFFAELRGIQHLSPSTIRAIQNDLALFLAYIADGQVPGSGVARSFEVMG from the coding sequence ATGGAGCAGACGGGTCGGATTCGCCTGTTTCGATCGCCCGACGCCGCCATCGACGCCGAATCGCTGTGCATCGCAATGCTCGACGGATGGACTCACGCTCAGCTGTCGCAAGGGTTCCAGCAACGCACCGCAGCCAGGCGCCAGCGAACCGTTCGCAGATTCATGGACTGGTCAGGCAAATACCCGTGGCAGTGGACGCAATTGGAGGCGCACGACTTCTTCGCCGAGCTGCGAGGCATCCAGCACCTTTCCCCGTCTACGATCCGTGCGATCCAGAACGATCTCGCGCTGTTCTTGGCCTACATCGCCGACGGTCAAGTCCCAGGTAGTGGTGTAGCGCGGTCCTTCGAAGTGATGGGTTAA
- a CDS encoding IS3 family transposase (programmed frameshift) codes for MPALRKYPQELRERAIRLVQEARKEDSELSLNAAVVRIGQRTGVNADTLRGWCKQAAIDAGERPGTTTGDAARIKQLEAENRELKRANEILLAASSFFRAGARPATAVVVQFIDDHRDRFGVEPICRVLSEHGVKIAPSGYYAFKSRPISARAASDAELVIELRRVFTDRSLGRGISGVRKMWHLLRREGIVVARCTVERLMRQEGLRGVRRGKQFVTTRSDDKAARPADHVERCFRADRPNELWVVDFTYVPTWSGMAFTAFVTDVFSRRIVGWRTMNRMPTELPLDALEMALWVRDRAGEDVTGVIQHSDAGAQYTAIRYADRLADAGAIASIGTVGDSYDNALAESVVGLYKNECVKIDGPFRGVDDLELATLSWVHWFNENRLHSSIGYLTPIEMENQYYREINPQRQPTLGEPALH; via the exons ATGCCAGCACTGAGGAAGTATCCGCAGGAATTGCGGGAGCGGGCTATTCGGCTCGTGCAAGAGGCGCGTAAGGAGGATTCGGAGCTGTCGCTGAACGCGGCGGTGGTCCGGATCGGGCAGCGGACGGGGGTGAATGCCGACACGTTGCGTGGGTGGTGCAAGCAGGCCGCTATCGATGCCGGTGAGCGGCCCGGGACCACGACCGGCGATGCGGCTCGGATCAAGCAGCTCGAGGCGGAGAACCGCGAGCTGAAGCGTGCCAACGAGATTCTGTTGGCGGCCTCCTCGTTCT TTCGCGCGGGAGCTCGACCCGCGACTGCCGTGGTAGTTCAGTTCATTGACGATCATCGTGACCGGTTCGGGGTCGAGCCGATCTGCCGGGTGCTCTCCGAGCACGGCGTCAAGATCGCCCCGTCTGGTTACTACGCCTTCAAGTCCCGTCCGATATCGGCGCGAGCGGCCAGCGATGCGGAGCTCGTCATCGAGCTCCGCCGAGTCTTCACGGATCGGAGCCTCGGGCGCGGGATCAGCGGGGTCCGGAAGATGTGGCATCTGCTGCGCCGAGAAGGCATCGTGGTGGCGCGCTGCACTGTCGAACGTCTCATGCGGCAAGAGGGTCTGCGTGGGGTTCGTCGGGGCAAGCAGTTCGTCACGACCCGCTCTGACGACAAGGCGGCCCGCCCGGCTGATCACGTCGAGCGTTGCTTCCGCGCAGACCGTCCAAACGAGCTCTGGGTCGTGGACTTCACCTATGTTCCAACATGGTCCGGGATGGCGTTCACCGCGTTCGTCACCGATGTGTTCTCCCGGCGGATCGTTGGCTGGCGCACGATGAATCGAATGCCAACCGAGCTGCCGTTGGACGCGCTCGAGATGGCACTCTGGGTTCGTGATCGCGCCGGTGAAGACGTCACCGGCGTGATCCAACATTCGGATGCGGGAGCGCAATACACCGCGATTCGCTACGCCGACAGACTCGCCGACGCCGGCGCGATCGCGTCGATCGGCACCGTCGGCGACAGCTACGACAATGCTCTCGCCGAGAGCGTGGTCGGGCTCTACAAGAACGAGTGCGTGAAGATCGACGGACCGTTCCGCGGGGTTGACGACCTCGAACTCGCGACCCTCTCCTGGGTGCACTGGTTCAACGAGAACCGACTGCACTCATCGATCGGATACCTCACACCCATCGAGATGGAGAACCAGTACTACCGTGAGATCAACCCCCAGCGTCAGCCGACGTTGGGAGAACCCGCCCTCCACTAA
- a CDS encoding recombinase family protein translates to MLIGYARVSTIEQDLTVQQDALMALGVEERNIHVDHGLTGTNRARPGLREALAACREGDTLVVSKLDRLARSLPDARDIADELAAKGVRLSLGGSLYDPTDPVGRLLFNVLGMVAEFEADLIRARTREGMAIARAKGRLRGKKPKLSPTQEAHLVSLHRAGAHTSGELAELFGVARATVYRAVERASRVS, encoded by the coding sequence ATGCTGATCGGGTATGCGCGCGTCTCCACCATCGAGCAGGATCTGACCGTCCAACAGGATGCACTGATGGCTCTCGGAGTCGAGGAACGGAACATCCACGTCGACCACGGACTGACCGGCACGAACCGTGCTCGGCCGGGCCTGCGCGAGGCCCTAGCCGCGTGTCGCGAAGGCGACACCCTCGTGGTGTCGAAGCTCGACCGGCTCGCACGCTCCCTGCCGGACGCCCGCGACATCGCCGACGAGCTCGCTGCGAAGGGCGTGCGTCTGAGCCTCGGCGGAAGCCTCTACGACCCGACAGACCCCGTTGGTCGGTTGTTGTTCAACGTGCTCGGCATGGTCGCCGAGTTCGAGGCAGATCTCATCCGGGCTCGCACCCGCGAGGGCATGGCGATAGCCCGAGCAAAGGGCCGTCTGCGCGGCAAGAAGCCGAAGCTCTCCCCGACTCAGGAGGCGCACCTCGTCAGCCTTCATCGCGCGGGCGCACACACTTCCGGCGAGCTCGCGGAGTTATTCGGTGTTGCCCGTGCGACTGTCTACCGCGCCGTGGAACGCGCCTCCCGAGTGAGCTGA
- the cmtR gene encoding Cd(II)/Pb(II)-sensing metalloregulatory transcriptional regulator CmtR → MLTIASRLDVMNRLGRALADPTRSRIILTLLDHPAYPAELARDLDLTRPNVSNHLACLRDCGIVVSEPEGRRTRYEIADSHLAQALTALVDATLAVDEDAPCIDPACSLPGCDAAGEGA, encoded by the coding sequence ATGCTGACTATTGCTTCGCGTCTCGACGTGATGAACCGCCTGGGTCGTGCACTGGCCGACCCCACTCGATCCCGGATCATCTTGACCCTGCTCGACCATCCCGCTTACCCGGCGGAACTGGCCCGAGATCTGGACCTGACACGCCCGAACGTGTCCAACCACCTGGCATGCCTGCGCGATTGCGGGATCGTCGTCTCCGAGCCCGAGGGTCGTCGGACACGATATGAGATCGCCGATTCGCACCTGGCGCAGGCGCTGACGGCACTGGTCGATGCCACCCTGGCAGTGGACGAAGACGCCCCGTGCATCGATCCCGCCTGCTCGCTTCCCGGATGCGACGCAGCTGGGGAGGGCGCATGA
- a CDS encoding cadmium resistance transporter, which yields MILTSVLQAMGLFAATNIDDIIVLSLFFARGAGQRGTTARILAGQYLGFAGILGAAVLVTIGAGAFLPSAAIPYFGLIPLGLGLWAAWQAWRGDDDDDDDEAKVAGKKVGVWTVAGVTLANGGDNIGVYTPVFLSVEPLAVVAYCIVFLALVAVLVALAKFVATRPPIAEVLERWEHILFPIVLIGLGIVILVSGGAFGL from the coding sequence ATGATCCTCACCTCGGTCTTGCAGGCGATGGGCCTGTTCGCAGCGACCAACATCGACGACATCATCGTGCTCTCCCTCTTCTTCGCGCGAGGGGCAGGCCAGCGCGGCACTACCGCCCGCATTCTGGCCGGCCAGTACCTCGGATTCGCCGGCATCCTCGGTGCCGCGGTCCTGGTGACCATCGGTGCCGGAGCATTCCTGCCCTCGGCAGCCATCCCGTACTTCGGTCTCATCCCTCTGGGCCTCGGCCTCTGGGCCGCATGGCAGGCCTGGCGCGGAGACGATGACGACGATGACGACGAGGCCAAGGTTGCCGGCAAGAAGGTCGGCGTGTGGACAGTCGCAGGCGTCACCCTTGCCAACGGCGGCGACAACATCGGCGTCTACACCCCTGTCTTCCTCAGCGTGGAACCTCTCGCAGTAGTCGCCTACTGCATCGTCTTCCTCGCGCTCGTCGCGGTCCTGGTGGCCCTGGCAAAGTTCGTCGCCACCCGCCCCCCGATCGCCGAAGTGCTCGAACGCTGGGAGCACATCCTCTTCCCCATCGTTCTCATCGGCCTCGGCATCGTGATCCTCGTCAGCGGCGGAGCCTTCGGACTCTGA
- a CDS encoding DUF7882 family protein — MGRFIYGTPSITVEFDDRVLAHLKIVILSKVRRGESFTFSWEYSVASGSGHSSIWINPTIPLQFDFDGSREPRLNRAWVEELVRLSNTPAGLRVVPEPPEVPEVGAGGR; from the coding sequence GTGGGCCGATTCATCTACGGAACCCCGTCGATCACCGTCGAGTTCGACGACCGGGTGCTCGCGCACCTCAAGATCGTCATCCTGTCGAAGGTGCGGCGCGGCGAGAGCTTCACCTTCTCGTGGGAGTACTCGGTCGCCTCCGGCAGCGGGCACAGCTCGATCTGGATCAACCCGACTATCCCGCTGCAGTTCGACTTCGACGGCAGTCGCGAGCCGCGGCTCAACCGCGCCTGGGTCGAGGAGCTCGTCCGGCTCAGCAACACTCCCGCGGGTCTGCGGGTCGTGCCCGAGCCGCCCGAGGTGCCCGAAGTGGGTGCCGGCGGGCGTTGA
- a CDS encoding alpha/beta fold hydrolase produces the protein MIVHASATLTPASRVLLWHGGTPHTGRLLAPVLALARALDRELVCVARPGYGGAPRHRGRSVAEGAADTALLLRQHDLHDVHVAGYSGGGPHALALAAAEPTRIRAVVVAGCPAPYSGGDEWFAGMVDPGALRAAVEGIAARDGHPEVWEPRSFTARDYAALEGEWGVLGEDAGASDELMDGGAVDDDVAFVTDWGFPLAAVGAPVTVVHGTQDRIIPVAHAALLGGRLRDARLAIHDGEGHVSVLEHLGQHLAEAGG, from the coding sequence ATGATCGTCCACGCGTCCGCGACCCTGACCCCCGCGTCGCGCGTGCTGCTCTGGCACGGCGGCACTCCGCACACCGGCCGACTGCTCGCGCCCGTGCTCGCCCTCGCCCGAGCGCTCGACCGAGAGCTGGTCTGCGTCGCGCGGCCCGGTTACGGCGGTGCGCCCCGGCACCGGGGCCGCAGCGTCGCCGAGGGCGCGGCCGACACCGCCCTCCTGCTGCGGCAGCACGACCTGCACGACGTGCACGTCGCGGGGTACTCGGGCGGCGGGCCGCACGCGCTCGCCCTCGCGGCCGCCGAACCGACGCGCATCCGGGCGGTCGTCGTCGCGGGATGCCCCGCCCCGTACTCGGGAGGCGACGAGTGGTTCGCCGGCATGGTCGACCCGGGTGCGCTGCGCGCGGCGGTCGAGGGCATCGCGGCGCGCGACGGGCATCCCGAGGTCTGGGAGCCCCGGTCGTTCACGGCTCGCGACTACGCGGCGCTCGAGGGGGAGTGGGGCGTTCTCGGCGAGGACGCCGGCGCCTCGGACGAGCTCATGGACGGGGGAGCGGTCGATGACGACGTCGCCTTCGTCACCGACTGGGGGTTCCCGCTCGCCGCGGTCGGCGCCCCGGTGACGGTCGTGCACGGCACGCAGGACCGCATCATCCCCGTCGCCCACGCCGCGCTGCTCGGCGGTCGGCTGCGGGATGCCCGACTCGCGATCCACGACGGCGAGGGGCACGTCTCGGTGCTCGAGCACCTGGGGCAGCACCTCGCGGAAGCCGGCGGTTAA
- a CDS encoding helix-turn-helix domain-containing protein: MPIVVDIDAMLARRSMAVGTLAELVGITPANLAVLKNGRAKAVRFTTLDALCAALDCQPGDLLRWQPEGEGVAGDDPAESSPGRDLAAGSSAR; encoded by the coding sequence ATGCCGATCGTCGTCGACATCGACGCCATGCTCGCGCGGCGCTCGATGGCGGTCGGCACGCTCGCCGAGCTCGTCGGCATCACGCCCGCCAACCTCGCCGTGCTCAAGAACGGGCGCGCCAAGGCGGTGCGCTTCACGACGCTCGACGCGCTCTGCGCGGCGCTCGACTGCCAGCCGGGCGACCTGCTGCGCTGGCAGCCGGAGGGGGAAGGCGTCGCGGGCGACGATCCCGCGGAGTCGTCGCCCGGCCGCGACCTCGCCGCCGGATCGAGCGCACGATGA
- a CDS encoding DUF2975 domain-containing protein yields MTSSTSFFTAGLVMALRVVIALSLLGSLLVQGMILPLVWEDLAGAPELSRTLFVLLIGAGVVTLQVSAVCIWRLLTMVRRGSVFSRAAFRYVDVIIGAILVAAALMAGLGLLLVPGGVAPGVVGLIGGAALVIGGVALLMVVMRVLLAQAVERETEARALRSELQEVI; encoded by the coding sequence ATGACCTCCTCGACATCGTTCTTCACCGCCGGCCTGGTGATGGCGCTGCGCGTCGTCATCGCGCTCAGCCTGCTCGGCTCGCTGCTCGTGCAGGGCATGATCCTGCCGCTCGTCTGGGAGGACCTCGCCGGGGCGCCCGAGCTGTCGCGCACCCTCTTCGTGCTGCTCATCGGCGCCGGCGTCGTCACCCTGCAGGTCAGCGCCGTCTGCATCTGGCGCCTGCTGACGATGGTGCGGCGCGGCTCGGTGTTCAGCCGCGCGGCGTTCCGGTACGTCGACGTCATCATCGGGGCGATCCTCGTCGCCGCGGCCCTCATGGCCGGGCTCGGCCTGCTGCTCGTTCCCGGGGGAGTGGCCCCGGGCGTCGTCGGCCTCATCGGGGGCGCGGCCCTCGTCATCGGCGGCGTCGCGCTGCTCATGGTCGTCATGCGCGTGCTGCTCGCGCAGGCCGTCGAGCGCGAGACCGAGGCGCGCGCGCTGCGCTCCGAGCTGCAGGAGGTGATCTGA